Genomic DNA from Solanum pennellii chromosome 3, SPENNV200:
ttgattattcttCAACCATCAACGccatgaaataaaataatagaagtaGCTATGGGTGTGGTATTTCAAATTTCTCAGTTTTACATGGTCaggtattttaaaaaatatttttttaagaaaataaattttgaaaaattaaataaaataagctTTCTAATAAAAATAGCGAAAATAATTTCTATGAGTGACATTTTACGTTGAATGTATCTTTCCACCGCTCTAGGCTCTAAGATACTTAGCTTCATCTTCACCCTCATCTCGTGATCCCCACCAGGGGTGTGGGCAGCATATACTTAAGGGTTTATCTGAATCttctttgatgaaaaatattattatttatatatggttagaattattttttagatatgTATAATAGATGTCGAACCCCCTTTCACTAGTTCGTGTGtttacttttcaaattttaaatcccTTATTAAAAATCTTAGTTCCGCCACTAATTCCCACCATCCAACACCCTTACCTCCCCAACCCATCTCCATATTATTTATCTAAATTATATTGAGTACTTGATATAACCGAACACACCCTATAAGTTTCTAGTTTCAAGTTGTTCTATTATTTCTTGGCGTTTTTCTCTTAAAAATCATACCTCGTTTAAAGTGACAACACTACGTTGAGTTCCAATACCCGTTGTGGATAAGGTTTTGGTCTTggaaaatcattaatttataagTTAACTTTTGAAATTAAGTTCACATTATAAAGAAATTACACTACTCGAGTACTCTACAATctaaattatctatttttttttatttttcaagagtTAAATACAGTGATATTTcactaattttaaattttattatgcGTCAACTACAACTAAGAAAGACAAGCAATTAGGTATTTCTGCACGGtttcaaagtaaaaaaagaattttatatttaacaGTTGACATATGTTGATTTAGTCCAGATGAAATTAGTTTGACCTTTAATTTTGACGTGAAACTAGgatattatacaaatatatcatttaattatatttatattgagtgTATTGCACTCATATTTCCTAGACTGAGTACAattttactctctttttttttattttattgccatgtttgaaaaacaaaatagcAGGAATATCTTTGTGCTTCTTTTCCAGTTTCAGTTCTCACCACTTGCAGAACTTTGTAGTCAAAAGTAGACATTtggacaaattatttttttagcaaaaaacttcattttcaGAGTTGGCGAGCGGCTATTCATATTCATGACTTAAGATCGATCTTTCAATGTCTTCTGAATTGAATATATGGGAGGTTTATCCGTACGTATAAAGTGTTTACTTAAAGGGCATAGACAGTAAATAAAGGTTATAGCCACAACGAATTATGCTGGgttaaaaaaaatgagcttATACTATGTCAATATACTTATCTAATGCCTTTATCTAGAAGTACAACACTGTACGTTTCTTTTTCactctatttctttatttagtattttatttttaataaataaatcacccATCTTTGCTGGTGTCTTTTATGGGGTTTCCTATAATATATTTCCCAAATGGACATACGACCGTTGTTTTAGGGATCTGTATTTTTGGTTACAAGATTTGATCATATTCCGTGAAAAATATTTACCTGATGTTTAAACTTAATCTAGGTGATtcaaatataaagtaaaaagtCAGAATATATATTACTTACTCATGATTAAGCGATAACTTTGCACATGGAAAAGTGATAATTCATTCATTGATTTGATACAAATATCGATGTGGTTATTTTGAGCTTATGGACCAGTCATTAATTGCAAGGTTTGCctttatctttatttatctCTAGTTTTAGTATAATGATAAGAAGATATTTAGAAATCGAAGTCATGTCTAAATATAACTTGTGAAATATTATGATACGAAAATATAAACATAGAGACGCTAAGACGAAAGTGCAAATGGCCCCATTCAATGTGAGCACAGAAGACATGAAGCCAAACCAACCAAGATCCATCCAGCCtgtttttttccaattaaaggtgcttctttttttttctgctCAACCACCCATTATGATCTACTTCTATATGTATTTATGTCGAGACTTCACCATCTTAAAAAGTCAACTGTTTAGACAGATCAGTTGGGGCCTTAATTCTCaatagaaaaaagaagatgTCAAAATCCCCTTGCAAAAGAGAAAAAGACAGACTCAAACAAAATTGAGAGAAAATATGGTTGTAGAGATGTTTTTAATTTAGAAGGTTTGACTAATAATTGAGGGAGCTGGCAGCAGGAACCATGTCTTTGAAATTTAAAGCAAGAAAAAGAATATAGTCTATTAGATAATAGTATTATATCTAATATTTGTCTCTATTTAATCAATCTGGTTCATGTTGAGAAATCTTGAAAAGAACCTGATATGTAGCAAAAAGCTCCCTTTTTTTTGTGCTGTAGACTTTGTTTTCTTAGTTTGTAGTCATGGGAAGCAGTCATTTCTTGATCATCTTTCTGTTCAACTTTCTGTTGATTCTTTGTCCTTCTGTTTCACTTCCTTTGTGTACTGATTCAAGTAAGTTTTTTTAGTGTTGTTCAAGATTTTCCATTTTGTAGTTATATGTTCTTGTTCTAATTTAAGTTTTCTTGATGCTTTACAGGGGCTCCTCTGCCTCAAAAGACTCCACTTACATTCTGTCCTTACAATGGAACATCATGTTGTAACTCTGGTGATGATAAGCAGTTGAAGAACCAATATGATGCTATGAACATTTCTGATTCTGGTTGTGCTTCTCTTGTAAAGTCTATCCTTTGCGCGGTAAGACAATCCTTGAtctgtttaaatttatattttcttgctTAATGTAACCACTTGTTTTTTAGTAATCATCAACACATTGTTAGTCTTCAGTCGATTAAATCCCTTCATAAGTGTGGAACAATGTATTTTGTAGTCTGTAGATACAGCAAAATTTGATAAACTGGAATTGAATTAATACAGATATTAGACTCATGCTGTTTTACAAGCTTCTAATGGCCTAATAACTAATACCTTAGTCGCAATATATAGTAAGGAACATATTCATGTCCTATTTTCATAGTCTTGCAGCATGAATATATGTGTTTTAAGATAGCCACTTAGTATTAAGGATCTATTCATTATCTTATCAGTTAGActgctaaatttttttattgccTGTTTTGTATAAACCAGAAATTCATCCTACTTAAAAATCATGGTTTTGTGTGGTCAACAGACAATTTCTCCATAATATATCTGTATCAACATGACTCTCTGACATACTTTGTACTGATTTATTTGGAAGCTGTGAACTATTACTGGGATTCACTGTCCAAATTTATCAGTTTGCAAATGTGCATCTATCTTCTCTATTGGATCTTGATGCATGGATTTCTTTGTTTTGACCTTCTGCAGAAATGTGATCAGTTTTCAGCAGAACTCTTTAGTACTAATTCTGCTCCTAGACAGCTTCCTATACTGTGCAACTCCACAACTTCAGCAAATTTTACGCAATCTAGCCAAGCTACGAATAACTTTTGCTCTAAAGTTTGGACTACATGTCAAAATGTGTCAATTGTGAATTCTCCCTTTGCTGCTTCCTTGAAAGGTCGAGCTCCAACACCCGTAAAGTCCAATTCTACCAAGTTGACGGATCTCTGGCAATCACAAGACGATTTCTGTAATGCATTTGGAGGAGCTTCTGGTGATGAATCAGTATGCTTTGCTGGAGAACCTGTTACCTTAAATACCACTGAACCTTTAAGTCCTCCAGGCGGTTTGTGCCTTGAGAAGATAGGAAATGGTAGTTATCTCAATATGGCTGCTCATCCTGATGGTTCTAATCGTGCCTTTTTCTCGAGTCAGCAAGGAAAAATATGGTTGGCTACCATTCCAGAAGTTGACTCTGGAAAGGTGTTAGAGCTTGATGAGTCCAATCCTTTTTTGGATTTAACTGATGAAGTTCATTTTGACACTCAATTTGGTATGATGGGGATTGCATTCCATCCAAAGTTCTCACAAAATGGTCGTTTATTTGCTTCATTCAATTGCGATAAACAATCATGGGCTGGATGCGCAGGAAGATGTTCTTGTAACTCGGATGTGGATTGTGATCCATCAAAGCTTCCTAGCGATAGTGGTTCCCGACCATGCCAATATCAAGCAGTCATAGCAGAATTTACTGTCAATGGGACAGCAAACCAACCATCAGAGGTAATTTTTCAGTCTAAAAGGACTAATCTTTCCCGTTATATTTGACTCTGAATAATActgatttatttgatcatttcCAGGCAAAATCTGCTAGCCCCGACGAAGTCAGAAGAATATTCACCATGGGCCTTCCTTTTACTTCTCATCATGGAGGCCAGATTCTTTTTGGACCTAGCGATGGATATTTGTATTTCATGATGGGAGATGGTGGGGGCATTGGAGATCCTTACAATTTTTCCCAAAACAAGAAGTCGTTGCTTGGAAAGATTATGAGACTTGATGTCGATAGCACACCGAGTAAGTTGTCTTCAAGTTTCTTGAAAAAGTACCCTTATATCAATCTACAGTATTTCTTATATCCATTTGTCTATGCTAACTTTGATGGTCTTGCCACTACTCTAAACTACCATAATGAGTGTTGTAAAAGGTTTTCTTCTTGTTCCGTGTCTGTCAGGCTTTTTGTTCTTCCTCTTTTTGCGGCTACCATCCATTCATTTCTTGCCAAAACCTTCATCTGTTGATCCCCATGTAGTGTCAAATTGTTTGAGACTTACGAGTTCTAGGATGGAAATGAagcattttttattcatttaagtTGCCccttattttatgtttgtttctcTTAGGTGCTGAAGAGATTACCAAGCTTGCTTTATGGGGAAACTACACCATTCCAAAGGATAATCCTTATATTGAAGATAAAGACTTGCAGCCAGAAATATGGGCACTAGGAATGCGAAATCCTTGGCGCTGTAGCTTCGATTCTGCAAGGCCATCTTACTTCATGTGTGCAGATGTAGGCCAGGTAATGTTCAAGAATTTCACTCTCCAACTAGTTCTCATAAGACATTTTTGTTTAACAGGTAACAAATATGCTCCTGGAATCTTATCTGTCCACTTTCAAGCTCCATACAAAATCTATACCAATAGTCCATACATTTCATCACTCCATAAGTTCATTTAAATGTTCTGGCTTTGAcacattgcattttttttttatcccaTAGGATCATTATGAAGAGGTGGATTTAATCACCAAGGGAGGAAACTACGGTTGGCGTATCTATGAGGGTGACAGACTATACTCTCCTTCAAAAAATACATCCATAAACCCAATTTTCCCAGTCATGGGTTATAATCACTCTGATATAAATAAGGATGAAGGTTCAGCCTCAATCACTGGTGGATACTTCTATAGGTCCACGACCGATCCTTGCATGTCCGGAAAGTATGTCTACTAATTCAATTCTTCTCGAAGTGTTGGATTATAGAACTTTATGGTAACTAACATAGAACTATTGCAGGTATCTGTATGCAGATTTATATGCAGGTGCTATGTGGGCAGGCACTGAAACCCCTGAGGACAGTGGAACATTTAACACGACCGAAATTCCATTTACTTGTGCTGGAAATTCCCCTATTAACTGTGCATTAGTTCCAGGAAGCACAGTTCCAGCTTTGGGCTACATTTTCTCATATGGTGAGGATAATAATAAGGATGTATATCTCCTAGCAAGCAGTGGCGTATACAGGGTTGTTCGTCCAAGTCGATGCAGATACACTTGTTCTAAGGAAAATGCTACTGATATTGTTACTCCAGCTCCTGTTAATTCCCCTCCTTCAGCAGCAGTCATGTTTACAGGTTCATACAAGAATTTAGTACTACTACTATTGTCCTTTTGGTTGATATAATGGATGCTGCTTAAGCTGTTTTATGTGTATAGAGGAACACAAAATAGGCTGCTTAattagttttaagtattatatACAATTGCTCTTTTTGCTTTGTCTTGGTtcattgcatgagtattgtttCTGGATTTTTTTGGCAATTGGATGtaatattatgcaaatgatagTCAATAATTTGTGAGGATTGTCACTTAATTTATTACTACTGACAATAAAGTAAATCATATTTACTAGTACTAGCATTTTGGCTAGATTATAGGTCCAACTGTCCAAGGTgttgataaatttaaaaatggCATACCCATTTTAgggacaaaataaaaataagtgttAGCACACATTGACCTATTTTGATGTGGTCTttaatatttatctttattattcatttaataataatttgtatGTCAGAATATCCTTATTGATGATCTAATTTCGCTTGACATAAATCAAGAGGAGTTTTGCTTGATTCAACATAGGTTGTGTAGTATTTAATTTGCTCGTTATAAGTTTAGAGAAACTTTATCTATATCTTACGGCATAGTCTTACTTTTTTTTCGATCAAGTTCTGATTTCCCTTTTTGCTTCTTCGGATCGTTGAGACTTTTGAGCTTGATTGGCCCAATTGAAAGATGGGCTGATTAATTATGTTTGGACCTTTCGAAATGATGCGTAGAAATTGGGCCCATGAAAGCTGAAGCCTAAAGTCATAATGGACCCACTGCCCAAATGGttgaaaatgttgaaagatTTGATAAATTCAACATCTATCTACGGTATATATATCGagaaaatttaatcaaataagtttgccatatatgaaattttcccaaTTTTAAATATAGCAAAACACAACCGATATAATAAGGATTTATAGCTATAGTTCGATAATTATGTTACATATCTATAGTTTCGTTTTCTATAGAGACTGTAGTTTGTATATTTCTGTCGTTTATATATTTGTTGCGAATATACAAATAGAATAAGTATATACAAATTTTGTAACTATATATTTAGGAATTTTTCAAAactctatttatatatttcgcttgtcaatatacaaacatggtaatttattgtgattttttttataaaccgTATACGAATGGCTGGAGTAAACATATACAAAATTCTGgatttatacaataaaaaaccgaattatacaaattctaaatttatacaaatcagacgaatagaaaaaattgaaaaaaaaattagctacaaattataattttcttaaattgtaGCTATATTACCTAATATGTTAAGTGTTTGTTATTCTACATAATTTACGCTATATCTAATATCATAGTAAGTAcctcaaatatttcaaaattcttgTCAATGAATTTCAATAACCATGGTTAAAATTATGAGTATATCTACTCGATTATTTACAAAACAAACTATAtactaaaattatgagattattaattatttgaacatatttatttttgttcaatGCTCTTATTATGGAATCCTTGTTCTACTATGTTGCAACTTGCAAGCATATAAATAACTTCTCCTTAAAGATCATCAAATGTACAAGCAATATAGTCAAATGTACAAGCAATATAGTGCATTATTTCTTTTAaggttttatttttcttttgtttattccATCAGCTTTATACGAGGAACGAGGAATAACTTCATTAATAATTAttggtttcaattttttttcacaacttaaaatgtatttataatattaccattaaacatattttatcCTACATAGATGACTCCCTTGGAATTTAACAAATTTTTCGATATAAATTAGAAGCAGAATTAAATAAAGATTTCTCATAGCAAAAAATAGAACTCTTATCAAAtagttctttttttataaaaaaaaaaaatcttagttGGTTCATTTTCTCACAAAGAAAGAATAGagataaatagaaaaaattctGACCATtatagaaaaaacaaataattgttCACTACTCATAAGGAGACATTGattatgatttttgaaataatgacTCACTTAATTTTAGAGAATGAATCAGGGTATATTTTGGATAatgaaaatgaatttaattagaTAATGTATTTTagattcaaaatatagaaattgtttttgttatatataatttgaattaagTTTCACGTATATTTCACGTGTAATGAACTGACAAATCCATTAATTTACTTTCAAGACAAAATATCACGTGTTTAAGTCCGTGATGAAAGCTCCTCATAATTCATGCACtatgacaaataattttttttgctacAATAATACAATTTTCGTTATATTGTATtagttataataataaatatgaatatttataatcaatacttaaagataaaatatcacTAACGACTTTgacaattttaaattcaaaaacataaattgaattattattaaatatttttcaacaataaatattaatattaaaaaaatatttattactactaaaaataacttttaacggAACTTTCTTTTTGAGATACTCTTTGTATTTTCTTACACAAGCTAATTAATAGAGTTATAACTGATCCAAGCACTCAACACATGTGATACTCAGCTTGTCTATTGTTCTTTACTACATATATGATGAGGTGCAACAAGTTTTGTGCTTTTAAATACTAATTTCAAGTCACAtatttattcactttttttgtaaattttatttttaaaattttaaatatacatattatcaTCACAATATATCTATCTTCTTAATTTACGTTTAACATTagttataataaatatttaaaaaatcattatacAATTCGTCTTAAATAtcaataatcattttttataataatatttcaccGTAATTACCACCTAATCTTCTTCCAAATCAACTtttacattatataaaatattcaaacaaataacattgttataatttttttttttaactgtCTTTCCCTAGTAATGTAATGTTGTATCTTGGCATGGCTAACAGGTACTATATGTTCTACAATAATCTTCATGTGGTCAAGAATTTTTAtaaccccccacccccacagagagagagagagaaaaaaattaaaaaaaaataaatcccACCTCTTTTTAACATTATAGGGGAAACAATCCTACTTTCTTTTGCCATTCTTCACTAGTTGACCTGAGCACCTGGCACATTTTTtctgtcaaaaaaataaatactacaCCAACAACACCTATACGGCGtcgtttatgttttttttttttgaaaacccTTGCCCTTAACCAAAGTTGTCTCTGTGCAGAATTCATAGTTTTTTCATTCACAAATcacaatatatattaaattccAAAAGTTGTCATATTTACCAATTCTAGTCCTAATTTAACCTAAATTTACCATTGGAGTCACCAATCTCTCATCACACTTTCCCTTTTACCCCCTAAAATAGTTTTCTCAGATATCCCTAAATTCTCTTCTCCCTTCTCCGTCTTCCCTAAATTTCTCTTTCGAAAACCAACACGAAACACAACAAAAAGCtcgaatctttttttttttttgcttattatCACCTTAATTATTGCAAGATTATTACCCATGTTCCATTTTTTTGGATGATGTTTTCTTTTTACAGTTGCAGTGGCAGGAACTTTGCAGTTCTTGATAATATTTCAAACCAAAAACCCCAGCTTTCTTCTTCAAACTTGTTCTGTATAggcttctttttcttcaatgcAACCCCACGATCTCTACCTCTAAACCCTTCATAGACAATCCATTCTCCGATCCCCTCATTATCATGTCCGACCCAcaaccttcttcttcttcttctccgaTCCAACACGAAACCAACCACACCCACAACGAAAACTCGCAAAACAAACCTTCCCATTCACCGGAGAAGAAAAGTTCACAGAATAACTTTAACAGTAATAGTAATGctaataatagtagtagtaatatAGTTAGGAGAGAGAGGCCCGCGAGGGAGTGTACCAAAAGGGCTGCGGCGAGGTTACAGGCTGCAGCAGCAGCAGAGGCGGAGGCTGCTACTAAGGTCAGGAAGAAAAAGACTGCAGGTAGGAAAGAAAGGCTAGCGGCTAGGTTGTTGAGGGAGGAGGAGGATGAAGAGAAGTCCCAAGAAGGTGATGACAAGGAGGAGGTTGAGGAAGGTGAAAATGGGTCGCCTTCTTCGCGGCAACAATGCGGAAAGATTGTCACACAGCTTGTGGGAGAGCCTGAACCATCACAGTTGCCTCGGTGGAATATACGTTCCATGTGGCAGTTAGCTTCcatattgaatttcttgaatgtaTGTTTGAAGCTGAGAAAGTTTGGAACTTTATGTTACATGTGCAGTTTTTGGGGATAAGTGCttactttttttgttgttttgggGTTGTAGGTTTTTAGGCCTTTGTTGAATATCAGAGTGGAGTTTTCAGCTGAGGAATTTGAAACAGCATTGATTACTCCGAATGATACACTTGGTCATATACATATGCCATTGCTAAAGGTTGGTGAATTTGTCTAACTTCAATTGCTTTTGGTGCAAGTTGAGCTTTTCTGTACTCAGTTGGGTGTCAGTACCTTAATACTCGACTGTAGTTCTTCTTAGTGCTGTGGTGATTCTTTCACGGAACTGCAACTATTTTGGTATTTATGAACCTATAGCATTATCTACTGCTTGAAATCAGTGAAAAGTTTATGCCCATCCTTAAAACTAGCCTTCTCTGTTATCGTGTGTCTTTTTCTTCATTGGGTGTGTGTGTCTTTTTCTTCATTGGGTGTGAGGATGCATGCCAAGTTTGCACCTTTTTAACCTTTGGTGCGGTTAAAAGGGCCATGGAACTACTTGGAGTCTAGGACAATTTGAGTAGAGAAATACTGatatcaattatgttttatgcCAAGTCCTCGAATCTGTTCTATGAAACATGTAGAATTAACTTTTGCATGCATAACAATGCATCTATACCCTGAAAAGTATGCAGTTTGGTCTGAATTTAGTTCAGTCGCTAGCATCAGGTAGAGAAACATCATTTTCAATATCTTGCTGGTGAAGGAGTTGTGTCTTTGTGGAGCTAATCCttagatatatgtttttgctcCAACAAACATGCAAATATTCGGGAGGGGGTCGAAATAAGTAGTATTTCTCATGACATGTTGCTGACATTGACCATAAGTATTGTTTATTGGAATTCCGTAGTTTTGAGCAGATTAAATTAGTGTTGTTTATTGGAATTCTGTAGTTTTGAGCAGATTAAATATTAACCTTATATGATAaacttttgtatttatttaaagttaGTGGAAGAAGTGCGACAGGTATGAAATGTTTACCGTGAAGAGATATCTCTTTCACCAAATATCAGCCTATAATGGTCAAAGATGTCGCAAATGCGGTTGAGAAGATAAATGGAGAAAGTTAATATACTTTTCAACTTTCATGATAGGGATGGGACTTGGTGCCTAAATGGCATTAAAAAAAGTTCGAGGGGAGCATGTGGGTTACTTCATTAGACGTTATATCTTAAGTAAAGGTAGACAATGATGACCTGTAATCAATACTATGGTTTGTTTGAGCATTAGTGCCATCCAGTTTGATCAGTGTGATTGTCCATACCGGGTTACTAGTGTTTAATGTTCTATTCAGTTAAACACTGAATAGAAGCAGTATTTTGCCATCCAGTTTGATCAGTGTGATTCGAACATATAATCAGTATTTTGCTCCTCTGGATCTCTTCCTTCTTAGTAGACTATGTTAGTCGTTAGTGGCCTTATGATTTGTAACCTTTGTATGATATAGCTGTCATAAACCAAATAGGGTGGCATTCTTTGAGATGGGCATACATCCTGCTGATTTTGACATTACCAAAGAGGAAGAGTCATGTTTGGTGCAACTAGCAATGGAGAAATTTTTCTTGTGTGCATATAGTTGGTAATTGCCCTTATTCCATGTTATGTCAGGTTAAACTTAACTCTTTTGAGGAAGGTGTAGTGTTTCAGGGGTATGGTGTGGATTTCATGTGTGACAGAGGAAGTGTTTGAAGGAGGTATTCCTAATTTTATATGATACTCATTGGAGGAACAAACCAAAAGAAAGACTGCTTGCATTTGGGGTGAACATGCTCGACAGATCAGAAAAATCATCCCATGCTTGACAGATTAGAGAAGTTTTCATTCAAAGTTAACTGCAAATTCATCCCATGCGTAACAGATAAGAGAACTCTGAATGCTAATCTGCCATTTGTACTAGGCACTCAATCTTTGCCTCCATTATTTGTCCCCATTCTCGTTGTCCTTGAGCCTCACCTTAAGACTGTTTTTACTGGTTAAGAGGACTGTTTTCTTGGCCAGTCCTTTAGCTAAATTTTATGTTCTATGGGAGGCTACTCAGGGACATAATTTGTTTCTCCTTGAGCTTTATATTTGAAGTTGTGCTTCCAATATTTCAGTGaaaaaaactcaataaaagGAAAGATGTTTCAATGATTTGAACCACCAAATATACAACATACCTGTATATTTACAATTTCATTCCTATTGTTTCTTCTAACATTGTCTTAACTTTTTGCTGGAAATACGCTTACATTGAATTTTACCTTTGTaagtattttttgttttcttatttctgtTTTTCCCTATCTCTGCAGGCAATCCCACCGGTTACTCGAATGGCACTTGGACACAATACATGGATTACTGTTTTGTGCAGGAAATTAAGAGATTGGTGGCATTGGGTAACTTACCATTTAATCAAACTGAGTGAGCTTTTATTGTGCATATGCTTAAATAGCTAACTGATAACTTGCTGCAGGTTGCAGAGGGGGAACTACCTATAGTTGCAGCACAAGGGTGAGTAacatagattttttttcttgaagtgCTTTTAGTTTACATATCTACTaatcgaaaaaaaaaagtttgtgtATGTTAACAAAGTACCTTCGAATTTACAGGGCTGAAATTGAAGCATATAGTGCACTAGATCCTGCAGTCCGTGTGGTGATATTGAAAGCATTGTGTGATATTCGTGTCGAGGTATttcaaatctttttcttttttaccatTATTCCTGTCATTGTTTTGTATTTACGTTAGTTCCTAGGTCACTTGGGTTATCAAGATTCTTGAAGGCTAATGATTTCTTAAACCATCTTTGTCACATTCTCATTGGTTCAGTTTGACTTGGTTAGAGTTGAGGTAGTCAAAAGTATTATACTCAGAAAAGATGCTAGAGTTATACTAGGGTTGCCCTTAGACTTAGTTCTCGAGGAACTTATCCTGAAAGgatattttaaaaaggaaaatatctATCTGAGTTATCAGATGTAAATCAGACTTAACTTCGTTAATTGATTCAGACACGTAGAACTAAATGAACGTGCAATCTTTCTCATTgcaattttccaaaaaaataagttcactGTTCACCATAGGCAGAGATTAATTCTGTTTGGCTCTTGATAAGTGAAGTTGGACTGCCGTTGTTGATTGAGAACGTAGTTGTCACACATTTGGAACATCTCATAAAATGAAGTATATAGTAGTTTTGTTAATCATCATTAACCTGTTTCTTGTGGTGAAATTCTCCATTTACTAGATGTGTCTGAATTATGTTACGTCTGTTCTAGAATTGGGTTTAGTTCCACTATACGGGGCCTCATTTGCAT
This window encodes:
- the LOC107015200 gene encoding HIPL1 protein-like encodes the protein MGSSHFLIIFLFNFLLILCPSVSLPLCTDSRAPLPQKTPLTFCPYNGTSCCNSGDDKQLKNQYDAMNISDSGCASLVKSILCAKCDQFSAELFSTNSAPRQLPILCNSTTSANFTQSSQATNNFCSKVWTTCQNVSIVNSPFAASLKGRAPTPVKSNSTKLTDLWQSQDDFCNAFGGASGDESVCFAGEPVTLNTTEPLSPPGGLCLEKIGNGSYLNMAAHPDGSNRAFFSSQQGKIWLATIPEVDSGKVLELDESNPFLDLTDEVHFDTQFGMMGIAFHPKFSQNGRLFASFNCDKQSWAGCAGRCSCNSDVDCDPSKLPSDSGSRPCQYQAVIAEFTVNGTANQPSEAKSASPDEVRRIFTMGLPFTSHHGGQILFGPSDGYLYFMMGDGGGIGDPYNFSQNKKSLLGKIMRLDVDSTPSAEEITKLALWGNYTIPKDNPYIEDKDLQPEIWALGMRNPWRCSFDSARPSYFMCADVGQDHYEEVDLITKGGNYGWRIYEGDRLYSPSKNTSINPIFPVMGYNHSDINKDEGSASITGGYFYRSTTDPCMSGKYLYADLYAGAMWAGTETPEDSGTFNTTEIPFTCAGNSPINCALVPGSTVPALGYIFSYGEDNNKDVYLLASSGVYRVVRPSRCRYTCSKENATDIVTPAPVNSPPSAAVMFTGSYKNLVLLLLSFWLI